In the genome of Melospiza melodia melodia isolate bMelMel2 chromosome 11, bMelMel2.pri, whole genome shotgun sequence, the window AGATTACCACACACCAAGTCTGCGTGTGCCAAACTGCAATACACTCGAGTAGGAAGTCTAGTCAAAAGCATTTCCAAACACTCAGTTTCCCATGGAGTTGAATtactcagtaaaaaaaaaaaaaaaatatcagcctAAAAATACCCTGAATATGCAAAGACAGCTGGTAGGGCCCTGTGGTCAAGGCTGACAAGTGGATGGGAAGGAGGACAGGATGAGACAACATCCCAACCAGGTGACACACGGCCACTTGCAGAGGTGACACAAAACCAGTGCAGCCCCAGATCCTGAGCTAGCATGTCACCCCTGCTCTGCATGAACTCAGCTAAGAGCATCAGAAAACAAGCAATCAAAATTTATCTGGAGACAAAAAGGGTGTGGTGAGTTGGAACTGGCATCCTGTTAGATTTGGAGGaactggagaaggaaaaaaaaagaagagaatagATCTTAGTGTGTCTTAGGGCTACGGATGGAGAAGGAAAAAGACACATGTGCATTCTTCAAACACTGAAGTTACCTGAGGCCTTTACTACACAAAACTATGTATTTGTAGATGCTTATGCACACAGAATTTCACATTCCAAGTGGGCATTATGAGATACCACCCCAATCTGCTTGAACCTACCtcatggcctttacctatttgaTTCTCTGACTCTAGCTGGGTTCCATAGAAATTTACAATTTCTGACTGTCTTCCCCTTCCTTCCTTTGTGCGTCCTGAAATCCCAGCACTCAGAAATGAATTAACAGCTCAGGAGCACGACAGAGCTCCCCAGCTTGCTGAGATTCATCCCTCCCAGCTGATGGGGCACAGAAACCCCGAGAGGAGCtctggggaggagcagcaggagagcagaACCAAGGCTGCAAACGGAGCTCTGGGGAGGAGCAGAACCAAGGCTGCAAACGGAGCTCTCTGGAGCTCACCTgtcggaactcagtgcatccctccgggTCTCCAGAGTTGCCAGGGACCCTGCCatggggctcagagaccctggcaaacagcccagagcacctgtgggtttgattatgacccctggagcaaattaccagctttgtatgaggacctgaaagtcacagaagtttaaaCAGAGTAATAATAGAAATTATCACCAGGTGAAAAGGTAGATTTTGGGATTTCtagaatgggggttttggggacaagatggagggacttgggcttGTCCAGTCcctcttcttgttcttctctacctccatcttctgctgtgatgctggcactttgggattggtttagaatagaggttcactgtctaacataggtgatagctaTTTGAAAGTAATTGTTCAATATAAATACATAATTGTTAAATATAAATAcgttaaatatatttatttatactacaaactacatataacatatttataatatgttatacgtagtttgtagcaCGTATATTTATTTATACTAGTAGTACGTATAATATACGTATGTAGTTTGTAGCATgtataatatatttatttatactgcaaactacgtataacatatttataaatataaatttacaaacataaatattttatatattatatataatctttattatttttattatatttactttattattatattatattatattatattatattatattatattatattatattatattatattatattatattatattatattatattatattatatataattattaattttgtcattactttaattttattatattattattatattatatttatttttattattatatttattatatttttatacatatttgttatatatttattatatacttatatatttattatatccaaatatttatacatttatatttcTGTTTACATAAATAATATAACattaaatttataaatatataaatttataaatataaatatgttgTACGTAGTTTGTAGTCTAAAAGGACAACACCGCCTCGGGGGTGGTCAGAGTGCCtaggctgggcagaaagaaaattttacagaTAAGATTTAATAAACTGTCAGAAGTCAGTGCATCCCTccaggtgtccagagttgctgggaccccgccagggggctcagagaccctggcatacagcccagagcacctggggatctGATTTTGACCCTTagagcaaattaccagctttgtatgaggacctgaaagtcacacaggtttgaatggtgtaataacaaaatgatcacagggtgaaaatgtagattttaggatttttggtatgggggttatggggacaagatggaggaatctgggcgtgtccagccttccttcttcttcttgtcctccattttctgcagtgatgttggcactttgggattggtttagagtagaagggcactgtctaacatgggtgatgggtattgggaattaggTGTAAAGATGTTAtacatagtttgtagtataaaaggacaacacagagtgcctgtggctgccctgctgagcagacctcaacctgggcagagagaaaattttatagataagatttaataaacaacctcaagaccagcaactgaagagctctgactcgttCTTTGGATGCGCTGGCCGAGACAGAGACTTCTCCAATATCTCAAGGCAGCAATGAACAAGCAGGCTCAGAGACCCACCTGGCAGGCAGTTGCACTCGAAGGTGAAGTCGCTGGTCTGGTGGCAGGTGCCCCCGTTGAGGCAGGGCGACGGCGAGCAGGGCACGTAGAGGCTCTCGCAGCGGGGCCCGGTGTAGCCGGGGCGGCACTGGCAGCGGTGCGAGCCGGGCAGGTTGACGCAGGTGCCCCcgtgctggcacagccccggcGTGGTGGCACACTCGTTCACGTCCGTCTCACACCTCTGGCCCGTGTAGCCCGCCAGGCACATGCAGGAGAACTTATTTCCAGACACGGTGCAGGTACTCCCATTGGCACAAGGTTGGGACGTGCAGGCGTCGATCCACTGGCATTCCTTTCCTTTAGGAAATCAAGGCAGATTAACAAAAGGTTATTTCTGTAGAAAACAGAATCTCTTTTGCACTGCCTCGAAATTTTTACTGAATTAAGTCCTTACATTACTACAGGAAAACTGATGTCTGCACTTTACTGTATTCTATCTGaaatggaaatgaatttgtagttACAGCATGAAGCCATTTACCGGGTTGCAGCAAGATACAGAATGTTGTGATTTATAAAAACAACCTGAAGTCATACTACACACACTGAGAGTCACTCTTCTTCACTACCTCCCCCTCAGGAGTGAAAGGAATAAATTTCCATGCTTCCCCTCAGGCATCAAAGTATTGTTTTCCCATAGACAGATTTTGCTGACCagatttgccctttttttttaaactagactCTGAATTCAAAGTGTAACCAGCCACTCCAGAGTAGTTTCTGCATTCAGTTTTCCCATGTGGACAACCCCACAAGATCCAAATATTTTTCTGCTTACGTGTAGAGGGTAGGGAGTCTGATTCCCTATTCCCCTTTGCTTTTTTTGGTCATGAAGTCATTTAGACTTCCTCTCATTTCCTGTGCCGGAGCTAGAAAACTCGAGAGCACATCACAACTGCCCCAGAACATTCCGGGGCGGAGCTGTTCCCCAAGGAGGGGCTCCCAGAGGCAGAAGCCCACCTGTGAAGCCCGGCAGACAGACGCACTCGTACGTGTCCGGGCCGTGGGGGTGACACGTGCCCCCgttcaggcagggctgggacacgtAGCAGAGGTGGGACTCTGAGTACTGGCACTCCTCCCCCGTGAATCCTGGAGCACACTTGCAGGTTGGTTTCCCTATCAGGGACGCAGCTTCACAGGTTCCCCCGTTCTTGCAGGTGTTGCTCTCGCAGGGGTTTCTGTACTGGCAGTagtctccaaggaatccttctcGACACCTGCACGACAGAGGAGAAATTAGTGCAGCGGTCCGTCCCCgaagccctgctgctctgggaagattCCAGGAATGAAGCCCCACAACCACCAAAAGTCCTGAAGTTTGCAATAATTGATAATAAACCTAAAGGCTGACGTCACAGATGTAGCAGGGACTTCCTGTGGGACTGTCTCAAATGAGAGCAAACTTAATGCAAATGGTGAAATCGTTCATTGCAAAATAAACACCACATTCAATCAGGGCTGTAATCAAATGCAGAACCTCCTTTTTGCACTTCCCTTCAAAGCTTCAGTAAAAGCCTAAGTGTTAAAGAACTGCTGAGTAACAACTCCTTGCACCTACTCCTGTTCTAACAAGTTTTCTACGAGAACACCAAGCAGTTTAATAAGGCATTAAGAGCAGGT includes:
- the NOTCH2 gene encoding neurogenic locus notch homolog protein 2 isoform X2, whose amino-acid sequence is MDDSKPCVNEGKCIPYQNGTGYCKCREGFLGDYCQYRNPCESNTCKNGGTCEAASLIGKPTCKCAPGFTGEECQYSESHLCYVSQPCLNGGTCHPHGPDTYECVCLPGFTGKECQWIDACTSQPCANGSTCTVSGNKFSCMCLAGYTGQRCETDVNECATTPGLCQHGGTCVNLPGSHRCQCRPGYTGPRCESLYVPCSPSPCLNGGTCHQTSDFTFECNCLPGFEGTICGHNVDDCPNHKCLNGGVCVDGVNTYNCRCPPQWTDLFTCLVFP